A portion of the Cellulophaga algicola DSM 14237 genome contains these proteins:
- a CDS encoding 1-aminocyclopropane-1-carboxylate deaminase/D-cysteine desulfhydrase, protein MISSNQKIELPILNNKKITLCIKREDELHPFISGNKYRKLKYNIKEAENRGIKTLLTYGGAYSNHIAATAYAGKEYGFNTLGIIRGEELKEKWQENPTLKFAHANGMQFKFVTRDWYRGKEELVAIEGLKKEFGSFYRIPEGGTNSLAVLGCEEILDIKDLDFDVIATCVGTGGTISGIINSSREHQTTIGFPALKGDFLKKDICKFVKKSNWVLETKYNFGGYGKISKELVDFINDFKLKTSIPLDPVYTGKMMFGILDLVAQDYFKPGTKILAIHTGGLQGISGMNKVLKNKNLPVLEL, encoded by the coding sequence GTGATAAGTAGTAATCAAAAAATAGAGCTTCCAATTTTAAATAATAAAAAGATCACTCTTTGTATAAAAAGGGAAGATGAGCTCCATCCATTTATTTCGGGGAATAAGTATAGAAAACTTAAGTACAATATAAAGGAGGCGGAAAATAGAGGTATTAAAACCCTATTAACGTATGGTGGAGCCTATAGCAATCATATAGCAGCAACTGCTTATGCGGGTAAAGAATATGGCTTTAATACACTTGGTATTATTAGAGGAGAAGAGCTTAAAGAGAAGTGGCAAGAGAATCCTACTTTAAAATTTGCGCATGCTAATGGTATGCAATTTAAGTTTGTTACAAGAGATTGGTACAGAGGAAAAGAGGAGCTTGTAGCTATAGAAGGCTTGAAAAAAGAATTTGGTTCCTTTTATCGCATTCCAGAAGGCGGTACAAATAGCCTTGCAGTTCTGGGGTGTGAAGAAATATTAGATATTAAAGATTTAGATTTTGATGTGATAGCGACCTGCGTAGGCACGGGTGGTACAATTTCAGGAATTATTAATTCCTCTAGAGAACATCAGACAACGATAGGTTTTCCTGCTTTAAAAGGTGATTTTCTAAAAAAAGATATTTGTAAATTTGTAAAGAAATCTAATTGGGTTTTAGAAACAAAGTATAATTTTGGTGGATATGGCAAGATTTCAAAAGAGTTGGTAGATTTTATCAACGATTTTAAATTGAAAACATCCATTCCTTTAGACCCTGTTTATACGGGTAAAATGATGTTCGGTATTTTAGATTTGGTTGCGCAGGACTATTTTAAGCCTGGAACTAAAATCTTAGCCATACACACTGGAGGCCTACAAGGCATTTCCGGAATGAATAAAGTATTAAAAAATAAAAATTTACCAGTACTAGAATTATGA